One genomic window of Metopolophium dirhodum isolate CAU chromosome 4, ASM1992520v1, whole genome shotgun sequence includes the following:
- the LOC132942793 gene encoding dentin matrix acidic phosphoprotein 1-like — MLASPVDNNVGGSCRGKQNNNQQCSLPHQKSECSVRNVREPILANLQISFDEKPEADFCKNDTCTESNDREATGCSRIAKNDTCSTESNDREATGCSRVAKNDTCGARPREKSRPAKEPTRADASRDDLKNSCRRQPTFDDEQQKGAGSSRRNNEPWTGCESLLQVSTPLEADFCKNDTYTESNDGEATGCSRIAKNGACGARPREESRPAKEPTGADVSRDDLKTSCRRQPTFDDEQQKGAGSSRRNNEPKTGHESLHVSTPTVWPTKDPTTYQKSAPPSTSNNRTLTNRPDGVLQEFEKELLRVEQRRAQLMRCIERKQRALMKESLEVRTSLQNYCEQQSSGGEKQSLHDIRERRPPQKDTTERRPSQYDTRERRPSQYDNTVHRPSQHDTNEHRSSQYGTRVHRPSQYDTTVHRPPQNDTNERRLSQYESRERLSSSHHDTRKRRPSQDDTRKRRPSQDDTRKRRPKRQPSQDDTRKRRPSQHDTRERRPSQDNTRERRSSQYDLRECQPSTLDTRERQSSKGENRKQPQGGSFVFECFCNFIGKDNSFNNKPATKQVSSRHSNNNAYNTTKVEVARKDAASTGRHGGSGRRSTPRNDATATSPDSAEQNRSRQDTFQPRGCPRLRVVDLISFTNNSSVTTIGGTQKHNNRANRGWNETQ, encoded by the exons aTGTTAGCCAGTCCAGTGGACAATAATGTTGGTGGTTCGTGTCGGGGTAAACAGAATAACAACCAACAGTGCAGTCTGCCGCATCAGAAGTCCGAATGTTCGGTGCGTAACGTTCGCGAACCAATACTGGCGAACCTGCAGATCAGTTTCGACGAGAAACCAGAAGCAGACTTCTGTAAAAACGACACCTGCACGGAGAGTAACGACAGAGAGGCCACTGGTTGTAGCAGGATCGCCAAGAACGACACCTGCAGCACGGAGAGTAACGACAGAGAGGCCACTGGTTGTAGCAGGGTCGCCAAGAACGACACCTGCGGGGCTAGGCCGCGAGAGAAAAGCAGGCCCGCAAAAGAGCCAACGAGAGCTGATGCGAGTAGAGACGATCTGAAGAACAGCTGTCGCCGTCAGCCGACATTCGATGACGAGCAGCAGAAGGGTGCAGGGTCGTCGCGACGGAACAACGAACCGTGGACGGGCTGCGAGTCGCTGCTACAGGTTTCAACGCCTTTGGAAGCAGACTTCTGTAAAAACGACACCTACACGGAGAGTAACGACGGAGAGGCCACCGGTTGTAGCAGGATCGCCAAAAACGGGGCCTGCGGGGCTAGGCCACGAGAGGAAAGTAGGCCCGCAAAAGAGCCAACGGGAGCTGATGTGAGTAGAGACGATCTGAAGACCAGCTGTCGCCGTCAGCCGACATTCGATGATGAGCAGCAGAAGGGTGCAGGGTCATCGCGACGGAACAACGAACCGAAGACAGGCCACGAATCGCTGCATGTTTCGACGCCTACGGTCTGGCCCACCAAAGACCCGACCACCTACCAAAAATCTGCACCACCGTCGACGTCAAACAATCGGACCCTGACCAACCGACCGGATGGTGTACTGCAGGAATTCGAAAAAGAATTGTTAAGGGTGGAACAGCGTCGGGCGCAATTGATGCGGTGCATCGAGCGCAAACAACGAGCATTGATGAAAGAAAGCCTGGAAGTGCGAACATCACTGCAAAACTATTGCGAACAGCAGAGTTCAGGCGGCGAGAAACAGTCACTACACGACATCAGAGAACGTCGACCGCCGCAAAAGGATACTACGGAACGTCGGCCGTCACAGTACGACACTAGAGAACGTCGACCGTCACAGTATGACAATACAGTACACCGACCGTCGCAACACGACACTAACGAACATCGATCGTCACAGTATGGCACTAGAGTACATCGACCGTCACAGTATGACACTACAGTACACCGACCGCCGCAAAACGACACTAACGAACGTCGACTTTCGCAGTACGAAAGCAGAGAACGTCTATCGTCGTCCCATCACGACACTAGAAAACGCCGACCGTCACAAGACGATACAAGAAAACGTCGACCGTCACAGGACGACACTAGAAAACGCCGACC AAAACGCCAACCGTCACAAGACGATACCAGAAAACGTCGACCGTCCCAGCACGACACTAGAGAACGCCGACCGTCCCAGGACAATACCAGAGAACGCCGATCATCACAGTACGACCTTAGAGAATGCCAACCATCGACGCTCGACACCAGAGAACGCCAAAGTTCGAAAGGCGAAAATCGTAAACAGCCACAGGGGGGCAGCTTTGTCTTCGAATGTTTCTGCAATTTCATTGGGAAGGACAACAGTTTTAACAACAAACCGGCCACAAAACAG GTGTCGTCTCGGCACAGCAACAACAATGCCTATAACACGACCAAAGTGGAGGTCGCGAGAAAAGACGCCGCTTCGACCGGACGCCACGGCGGCTCCGGCCGTCGCAGCACGCCACGGAATGACGCCACTGCGACGTCACCGGACTCGGCCGAGCAGAACCGTAGTCGTCAAGACACTTTCCAGCCACGCGGCTGCCCGCGTCTAAGGGTGGTGGATTTGATAAGCTTTACCAATAACAGTTCTGTTACTACGATTGGTGGCACTCAAAAGCACAATAATCGAGCCAATCGAGGGTGGAACGAAACACAATAA